A segment of the Lolium perenne isolate Kyuss_39 chromosome 3, Kyuss_2.0, whole genome shotgun sequence genome:
TTTTTATTTCGAAAATACATATACAATGTTATTATGTACGTGATAAGTTGCGGTAATTTTTTTTTATGATTTGGGCTGTTGAaaataataattcataaagtataTATATGAGTATTTTTGTTAGAAATTTGTATTTTTTATTTCCAAAAACACAACGTATTTTCAAAAGAAAATTTTGCCGCCCAATCTTTGACATATTTATATAGCTAAGTATTTTTTAGCATATTATTTTGATACTGAAAGGTGgatgtttcaaaaatttcagcaagcTAAAAAAATGTCGTTCTCAATGTATATGTATTTCCGATATTTTTTTCTACAGCCCAAATCATAACGATTTTTTTTACCGCATCTTGGCACGTACATAATAACAATGTATATGTATTTCCGAATTAAAATTTGTATTTTAAATTTTTATAAATAAACTAATTCTGCACAGGAATATATATTATAATAAGGCGTAATCCACATGTTTTACTGAAGTGAATGAGTGGTGTCCTGGTTCCGTGCGCAAGCCTGGACCAacaggtctcaagttcaaatcccCATATTGCACCTATTTTGATTTTATTTCTTTCCTACGcgcctgacaggtgggacccACACGGACAGGCTGGTCACTCTGGGTTGACTTCTTCAGGATATAGAGATAGTAAGGGTTGTTTCTGCAAATTTTCTGAGCGGTATTTTAGCAAAACCAGACAGCTGACCGGTTTGTGACCTAGCGTGCACACGGAAGTAAAGTTATGTGACTCATTTACACATTTTGCAACTTCCGTGACTTAAGTGCACATGCGGGACAAGTTGTGTTACTCCCAGTGCTATTTGGCATCAGTACTCATCGACCACATGGAAAAGGTGGAGCCATGCACGCCTGCGAATCCCAGCGCGCCGTCCTCAGTGGCCATGAGGACAATGTTACAGTAACAACCGTTGATCCCGCAGGCCTTGGGGCGGTGGATGACCGATAGTTGTCTACCAGCCAGATCGTAGCGCAGAATTTTGGTGCTGGGCTCGTAGAGGAAGTAGAGCGAATCCCCGACGAGGACGCTGGATCGCATCCCATATTCGGGACTCACGTGATCAATGGAGGTCATGTCGCTCCAGGCACCAGCCTCCGTTGAGTAGACACGGGCGCTCGTCACCCCGTCGTCGTTGGTACCCACGATGGCCACGAAGAACGGGTCCCCGCCGTGGCAGCCGCGGTGGTCGCAGCCGGCCTTGCCGCACAGCACGGCCGCGCTAAAACCCTCGGGGCGACGCGGGAACACGGGTAGGCGGAACTTCCAGTCCGTGACGGGGTCCCATACCCAGAGGAAGAGGTCATTGGATCTTGTAGTGGTATCTTGGAAGAGGGCGCGGCCGTGACGGGCGCTGATCGCGCTCCAGCCGCCTCCGGGACGCTGGCGCGGGCAGAACGCAGCTGTGGAAAGGAAGCGGGAGGAGATGTTGAAGTAGTGGTCGTTGTCGTTGCAGAGGTAGCCGAGCATGGGTGGTGTCCGGTGGAAGTCGCGGTAGTGGCGGCAGAAGGTGGGGTCGGTGAGGACACGGCGCCAGGACTTGCGGACGAGAGAGGCGCGGACGAGGCTTTCCGGCTCGTCCGGGGGGATGCGAAGGAGGATCTCGCGTATGGCGTCGGCGGGCAGCTctcgcggcggtggcggcgagAGGGAACTCATGGTGGCTCGTGCGGCCGCCGGAGGACTTGATCTGAATGGATTTGACCTCCGTCTTTACTGAGAAGACTCTGGGCTTGCGACGTGGTCAGTTTTGCCACAGCGGGCCGCACGACCGCTTTTGTCTCGGGAGATGGGCCGACGTGGAGCTAGTGGCAACTGCCGTTTTCTAGAGGAAACCGAGCACCTCCTACGTTTCTAGAGGAAAAAACTTCAATGCTCGTGCCTTTGCTACGGCTTCACAAATTTAAATCTTGATATGTTGATCAAAACATCTACAATTAATAATATATATGCATCATATAAAGCTTATGTGTGAGTTGCTATAA
Coding sequences within it:
- the LOC127339683 gene encoding uncharacterized protein; translation: MSSLSPPPPRELPADAIREILLRIPPDEPESLVRASLVRKSWRRVLTDPTFCRHYRDFHRTPPMLGYLCNDNDHYFNISSRFLSTAAFCPRQRPGGGWSAISARHGRALFQDTTTRSNDLFLWVWDPVTDWKFRLPVFPRRPEGFSAAVLCGKAGCDHRGCHGGDPFFVAIVGTNDDGVTSARVYSTEAGAWSDMTSIDHVSPEYGMRSSVLVGDSLYFLYEPSTKILRYDLAGRQLSVIHRPKACGINGCYCNIVLMATEDGALGFAGVHGSTFSMWSMSTDRYFCKTKQHTVPFTPWVERRVVELATVLPPRALQARPLVNGFVEGAGIIILGTNEEIFTIEINSGRVKKISNRRSAALYITPYTSFYTLDLAKNAMKMG